GATATTCTCGTGCACGTTCTGGATCAAGTCCAATATTAAACTGGTCAACCCATCTAAACTCGAATCGTGCTAATGACATTGCATCATCACGTGCTCTTGCACCTGGATGTCCTTTTGCAATATCTGCGGCGTGGGCTGCTATTTTATAAGTAATTAATCCTTCTTTTACGTCATCACGATTTGGAAGTCCTAAGTGCTCTTTTGGTGTTACATAACATAACATTGCACAACCATACCAACCAATCATAGCAGCTCCAATACCTGATGTAATGTGGTCATAACCTGGAGCAATATCAGTTGTTAGTGGGCCTAAAGTATAAAAAGGTGCTTCATCACACCATTCAAGTTGTTTTTCCATATTTTCTTTAATCATGTGCATTGGTACATGACCAGGTCCCTCTATAAGTGTTTGAACATCATGTTTCCAAGCAATTTTTGTTAATCTTCCTAACTCTTTAAGTTCTGCAAACTGTGCTTCATCATTAGCATCAGCAGTAGAACCTGGACGTAAACCATCACCTAGTGAAAATGTAACATCATAAGTTTTCATAATTTCACAAATATCTTCAAAGTGTGTATTTAAAAAGTTTTCTTCATGATGAGCAATCATCCATTTTGCCATAATAGCACCACCACGACTTACTATTCCTGTAACTCGTTTTGCAGTCATTGGTACATGATGTAATAATAATCCTGCGTGAATTGTAAAGTAATCTACACCTTGTTCTGCTTGCTCAATTAATGTATCTCTAAATACTTCCCATGTAAGGTCTTCTGCAACACCATTTACTTTTTCAAGAGCTTGATAAATTGGTACCGTTCCAATAGGCACAGGAGAGTTTCGTAAAATCCAATCTCTAGTAGTATGAATATTTTTACCAGTAGATAAATCCATAACCGTATCGCCACCCCATCTAGTTGACCATACCATTTTCTCTACTTCTTCTGCAATAGATGAAGAGGTAGCTGAGTTACCAATATTTGCATTTACTTTTACTAAAAAGTTTCTTCCTATAATCATAGGTTCAACTTCGGGGTGGTTAATATTACAAGGAATTACAGCTCGTCCACGTGCTACTTCATCTCTTACGAATTCGGCTGTAATTTCATTTGGTAAATTTGCACCAAAATTATTACCTTTTAATCTTTCTTCTCTTTCAGGGTCACTTAAATAATTTTCACTCATTGCTCTGTCTTGATTTTCTCTAATTGCAATAAATTCCATTTCTGGTGTAATAATACCTTGACGTGCATAATGTAATTGAGAAACATTTTGCCCTTTTTTAGCACGTAATGGTGTTCGTACAAGTCCTAGTGAACCAGCTGTTGCTTTTTCTAATTGTTCATCTGATTTATAACCATTATCCTTAGGTGCAACAATACGACCTTCGTATTCTTCAACTTCTCTCTTTGTTATCCAATCTTTTCTAATTGGAGAAATTCCTTTTGTTACATCAATATCAACTGTTGTATCTGTATATACACCTGATGTATCATAAACACGAAGTTTGTGTTCATTTGCTAGAAGAATCTCTCTCATTGGAACTTTAATTTCAGGATGTATTGTCCCTGAAAGATAAACTTTTGTTGAAGCGGGTAATGGCTCTGTAGTAATTATATCGTTTGAGTTTTCTATAGTGTTAGTTTTAATAGTCATTTGTTTTCCTTTATTTTTTTAAATAAAGAGAAAATGTATAAAAAATGGTACGACAGCGAGAGCTATCATGATAATTTGTACTTTTCTCTTCCTTACGCTGGCATTATCCAGTTCAAGTTCAGCGGGATAAGTATAAAACTATCTCAGCCTTGCGGCACCCCGAGAGTGTTGACGCAATGATTGTATATT
This sequence is a window from Poseidonibacter parvus. Protein-coding genes within it:
- the thiC gene encoding phosphomethylpyrimidine synthase ThiC, translated to MTIKTNTIENSNDIITTEPLPASTKVYLSGTIHPEIKVPMREILLANEHKLRVYDTSGVYTDTTVDIDVTKGISPIRKDWITKREVEEYEGRIVAPKDNGYKSDEQLEKATAGSLGLVRTPLRAKKGQNVSQLHYARQGIITPEMEFIAIRENQDRAMSENYLSDPEREERLKGNNFGANLPNEITAEFVRDEVARGRAVIPCNINHPEVEPMIIGRNFLVKVNANIGNSATSSSIAEEVEKMVWSTRWGGDTVMDLSTGKNIHTTRDWILRNSPVPIGTVPIYQALEKVNGVAEDLTWEVFRDTLIEQAEQGVDYFTIHAGLLLHHVPMTAKRVTGIVSRGGAIMAKWMIAHHEENFLNTHFEDICEIMKTYDVTFSLGDGLRPGSTADANDEAQFAELKELGRLTKIAWKHDVQTLIEGPGHVPMHMIKENMEKQLEWCDEAPFYTLGPLTTDIAPGYDHITSGIGAAMIGWYGCAMLCYVTPKEHLGLPNRDDVKEGLITYKIAAHAADIAKGHPGARARDDAMSLARFEFRWVDQFNIGLDPERAREYHDVELPAESAKVAHFCSMCGPKFCSMKISQEVRDYADDKELSVEDAKKEGMNKMSQVFKESGSEVYVEAKE